One window of the Herbiconiux sp. L3-i23 genome contains the following:
- a CDS encoding prepilin-type N-terminal cleavage/methylation domain-containing protein yields MISKLYSNLVVKRDELNKDDKGFTLIELLVVVLIIGILAAIAIPIFLTQQDQAKDSAVKSDLANAKTAVVSFLVDDPDAGSVTIEALEEDYKFVPSDGTEFESETITITNGDFEITAGRDGSDKTWTVTSTTGVTEDGAEAPAGGNG; encoded by the coding sequence ATGATTTCGAAGCTGTACAGCAACCTCGTCGTCAAGCGCGATGAGCTCAACAAGGACGACAAGGGCTTCACGCTCATCGAGCTCCTCGTCGTCGTCCTGATCATCGGCATCCTGGCCGCGATCGCCATCCCGATCTTCCTGACGCAGCAGGACCAGGCGAAGGACTCGGCCGTCAAGTCGGACCTCGCCAACGCGAAGACCGCGGTCGTCTCGTTCCTCGTCGACGACCCCGACGCTGGCTCGGTGACGATCGAGGCTCTCGAGGAGGACTACAAGTTCGTCCCCAGCGACGGCACCGAGTTCGAGTCGGAGACGATCACGATCACGAACGGTGACTTCGAAATCACCGCCGGCCGCGACGGCTCGGACAAGACGTGGACCGTCACCTCTACCACCGGCGTCACCGAGGACGGCGCCGAGGCGCCCGCCGGCGGCAACGGCTGA
- a CDS encoding HNH endonuclease signature motif containing protein — protein MDEQRVEAESSPTAARYLVDRLAEHDSLARVYQAARFEFIDAIRLQFERDLGADWHDPDSLEWRDLRAEVAAVLQVHERTAQSLLELARQLVHVFPSTFARLRQAEFSERHARVLVEHSHGLAAELVSEYEARLLEFVDLPVPRFDRMARKIRADLQPEELIERHKEALVERRTAVEPAGDGMAWYGAYMSAEYVIGAAAAVTGLAKGLMVEGETRTLQQIEADVFRDLLIDAGGVTAPVVEGEPVQSTPAARRGINPQVATTVPVLTALGRSDEPGQLERYGPIDADTARRIAGEAPGWIRILTDPEDGAITSFGRTTYKVPKQLRRYLAARDEVCRFVGCTRSVEHCDVDHTKPWAEDGETVAANLAHLCKGHHMVKGRKRWRVTASPGGTLTWTSPTGRTYTTKPARTFAPPGRTIPGAPPLVMRAWLPDDESTAPF, from the coding sequence ATGGATGAGCAGCGCGTCGAGGCGGAATCGTCCCCGACGGCTGCCCGATATCTCGTCGACCGTCTGGCCGAGCACGATTCGCTCGCCCGCGTCTATCAAGCGGCGCGCTTCGAATTCATCGACGCCATCCGCCTGCAATTCGAGCGCGATCTCGGTGCCGACTGGCACGATCCCGATTCGCTCGAGTGGCGCGATCTGCGTGCAGAAGTCGCCGCGGTGCTACAGGTGCACGAGCGTACCGCTCAGTCGCTGTTGGAGCTCGCCCGCCAGCTCGTCCATGTCTTCCCGTCGACCTTCGCGCGGCTTCGGCAGGCGGAGTTCTCCGAACGGCACGCCCGCGTGCTGGTCGAGCACTCGCATGGGCTCGCCGCCGAGCTGGTCTCGGAGTACGAGGCCCGTCTGCTGGAGTTCGTCGATCTCCCAGTGCCGCGGTTCGATCGGATGGCGCGGAAGATCCGCGCAGATCTGCAACCCGAAGAGCTGATCGAACGCCACAAGGAAGCGCTGGTGGAGCGTCGGACCGCGGTCGAACCGGCCGGTGATGGGATGGCTTGGTACGGCGCGTACATGTCCGCCGAATACGTCATCGGTGCCGCCGCCGCGGTGACCGGGCTGGCGAAGGGACTCATGGTCGAGGGTGAGACCCGCACCCTGCAGCAGATCGAAGCGGACGTCTTCCGCGACCTGCTCATCGACGCCGGCGGCGTCACCGCCCCTGTGGTCGAGGGGGAGCCGGTTCAGTCCACCCCGGCGGCGCGTCGGGGCATCAACCCGCAGGTCGCGACCACCGTGCCGGTACTCACGGCGCTGGGCCGGTCGGACGAGCCCGGCCAGCTCGAGCGCTACGGGCCGATCGACGCGGACACCGCCCGCCGGATCGCCGGCGAGGCGCCGGGCTGGATTCGGATCCTCACCGACCCGGAGGACGGAGCGATCACCTCGTTCGGTCGGACGACGTACAAGGTCCCCAAGCAGCTGCGGCGGTATCTCGCCGCACGCGACGAGGTGTGCCGGTTCGTGGGCTGCACCCGATCGGTCGAGCATTGCGATGTCGATCACACGAAACCGTGGGCGGAGGACGGCGAAACGGTCGCCGCGAACCTCGCGCACCTGTGCAAGGGCCACCACATGGTCAAAGGCCGCAAACGGTGGCGCGTCACTGCTTCCCCGGGAGGGACCCTGACCTGGACCTCGCCGACGGGGCGCACGTACACGACGAAACCGGCCCGCACCTTCGCTCCACCCGGCCGCACCATCCCGGGAGCACCACCGCTGGTGATGAGAGCCTGGCTCCCAGACGACGAGTCCACCGCACCGTTCTAA
- a CDS encoding type IV pilus twitching motility protein PilT has translation MEGYGRNEPGRPVWDITGGSELPTRASLRSTRPQVDWSADELVEAAEAAAAAAVAAPAPSAAAAVSVAAPTAAAVVTEAPRPGVGSADPELIAALQAVVDSSGSDLHVTAGAVPMLRVDGELKPAPNQPVWAKAKVTSALRSILTPEQWERFERELELDFAYSISDDSRFRVNFYQQRDSIGGAFRIIPTEIKRLESLGVPDAVSRFAALPRGLVLVTGPTGSGKSTTLAALIDLVNSSRPDHIVTVEDPIEFMHGNKRAIVNQREVGSDTHSFANALKHVLRQDPDVILIGELRDLETISVALTAAETGHLVFATLHTQNAAQTIDRVIDVFPPHQQGQVRAQLAATLQGVVCQTLVKKASGQGRVVATEIMFVTPAIANLIREAKTYQIPSSMQAGRALGMHTMDQNLAELVDSGTITHEAAIEKAQDVDGLKQLIHRGTPASRGLGSAFDLGTDGHGGRSLS, from the coding sequence ATGGAAGGTTACGGACGGAACGAACCGGGACGTCCCGTATGGGACATCACGGGCGGATCGGAGCTGCCCACGCGGGCGTCGCTACGTTCCACCCGCCCGCAGGTCGACTGGTCGGCGGATGAGCTGGTGGAAGCCGCCGAAGCGGCGGCCGCTGCCGCCGTCGCCGCTCCGGCCCCGTCGGCCGCTGCCGCTGTCTCCGTCGCCGCTCCGACAGCGGCAGCGGTCGTCACCGAGGCGCCGCGTCCGGGCGTCGGGTCCGCCGACCCGGAGCTGATCGCCGCCCTGCAGGCGGTCGTCGACTCAAGCGGATCCGACCTCCACGTCACCGCCGGCGCCGTGCCGATGCTCCGCGTCGACGGCGAGCTGAAGCCCGCACCCAACCAGCCGGTGTGGGCGAAGGCGAAGGTCACGAGCGCGCTGCGCAGCATCCTCACCCCCGAGCAGTGGGAGCGTTTCGAGCGCGAGCTCGAGCTCGACTTCGCCTACTCGATCTCCGACGATTCGCGCTTCCGCGTGAACTTCTACCAGCAGCGCGACTCGATCGGCGGGGCGTTCCGCATCATCCCGACCGAGATCAAGCGGCTCGAGTCACTGGGCGTTCCCGATGCGGTCAGCCGGTTCGCCGCCCTGCCCCGTGGACTCGTGCTCGTCACGGGACCGACCGGCTCCGGCAAGTCGACGACCCTCGCGGCGCTCATCGACCTCGTCAACAGTTCGCGTCCCGACCACATCGTCACGGTCGAAGACCCGATCGAGTTCATGCACGGCAACAAGCGCGCGATCGTCAACCAGCGCGAGGTCGGCAGTGACACGCACAGCTTCGCGAACGCGCTGAAGCATGTGCTGCGGCAGGACCCCGACGTCATCCTCATCGGCGAGCTCCGCGATCTCGAGACCATCTCGGTCGCGCTGACCGCCGCCGAGACCGGTCACCTCGTCTTCGCGACGCTGCACACGCAGAACGCGGCGCAGACGATCGACCGCGTGATCGACGTGTTCCCGCCGCATCAGCAGGGGCAGGTGCGCGCCCAGCTCGCCGCGACCCTGCAGGGCGTCGTCTGTCAGACCCTCGTCAAGAAGGCGAGCGGTCAGGGTCGAGTCGTCGCGACCGAGATCATGTTCGTCACCCCCGCCATCGCGAACCTCATCCGCGAGGCGAAGACCTACCAGATCCCGTCGTCGATGCAGGCAGGTCGTGCGCTCGGCATGCACACCATGGATCAGAACCTCGCCGAACTCGTCGACTCGGGCACGATCACGCACGAGGCGGCGATCGAGAAGGCGCAGGACGTCGACGGGCTGAAGCAGCTCATCCACCGCGGAACCCCCGCCTCGCGCGGGCTCGGCAGCGCGTTCGATCTCGGCACCGACGGTCACGGTGGACGGAGCCTCTCGTGA
- a CDS encoding type II secretion system F family protein, giving the protein MSTAVKAWSYRGRNTDGKLVKGKLDAPSEGAVVARLKTMGVAPVAIEETAPGTGLNQEITIPGFEKKVGLKDLAVMSRQMSTMVSSGLSLLRTLTILAEQTENKKLADTLGDVRNEVEHGASLSAALGRHDQVFPPLFINLVRAGETGGFLEGALSSVADNYESEHKLRSTIKSALTYPVVVLSMAVIAVIAMLLFIVPTFQGMFESLGGQLPLPTQMLVWLSDGMRFGAPILAVAAVVFAIWWQKNRYTDRVRGFLDPLKLKLPVFGTLFKKVAVARFTRNFSTMIGAGVPILQSLSVVGETSGNWVIEQSLKKVQESVRVGKSIAGPLSQEPVFPAMVTQMIAVGEDSGSLEQMLEKIADFYDDEVQTTTEALTSLIEPLMIAVIGVVVGGMIVALYLPVFNIFTLIK; this is encoded by the coding sequence GTGAGCACGGCCGTCAAAGCCTGGTCGTATCGCGGCCGCAACACCGACGGCAAGCTCGTCAAGGGCAAGCTCGACGCCCCCAGCGAAGGTGCGGTCGTCGCGCGGCTGAAGACCATGGGTGTCGCGCCGGTCGCCATCGAGGAGACCGCGCCGGGCACGGGACTCAACCAGGAGATCACGATCCCCGGGTTCGAGAAGAAGGTCGGCCTCAAGGACCTCGCCGTGATGAGCCGGCAGATGTCGACGATGGTGTCGTCGGGCCTGTCGCTGCTCCGGACCCTCACCATCCTCGCCGAGCAGACCGAGAACAAGAAACTCGCCGACACCCTCGGCGATGTGCGCAACGAGGTCGAGCACGGCGCCTCCCTGTCGGCCGCACTCGGACGGCACGACCAGGTCTTCCCGCCGCTGTTCATCAACCTGGTGCGCGCCGGCGAGACGGGCGGATTCCTCGAAGGCGCCCTGTCCTCCGTCGCCGACAACTACGAGTCGGAGCACAAGCTGCGTTCGACCATCAAGTCGGCGCTGACCTACCCGGTTGTAGTGCTGAGCATGGCGGTCATCGCCGTCATCGCGATGCTGCTGTTCATCGTCCCCACCTTCCAGGGGATGTTCGAGAGCCTCGGCGGTCAGCTGCCGTTGCCCACCCAGATGCTCGTCTGGCTCTCCGACGGAATGCGTTTCGGTGCGCCGATCCTCGCCGTCGCCGCCGTCGTGTTCGCGATCTGGTGGCAGAAGAACCGCTATACCGACCGGGTTCGCGGGTTCCTCGACCCCCTGAAGCTGAAGCTGCCCGTGTTCGGGACCCTGTTCAAGAAGGTCGCCGTCGCCCGCTTCACCCGCAACTTCTCGACCATGATCGGCGCCGGTGTGCCCATCCTGCAGTCGCTCAGCGTCGTGGGGGAGACCTCCGGCAACTGGGTCATCGAGCAGTCGTTGAAGAAGGTGCAGGAGTCGGTGCGCGTCGGCAAGTCGATCGCGGGACCGCTGTCGCAGGAGCCCGTCTTCCCCGCCATGGTGACGCAGATGATCGCCGTCGGCGAGGACTCCGGTTCGCTCGAGCAGATGCTCGAGAAGATCGCCGACTTCTACGACGACGAAGTGCAGACGACCACCGAGGCGCTGACCTCGCTGATCGAGCCGCTCATGATCGCGGTCATCGGCGTCGTCGTCGGCGGCATGATCGTGGCCCTGTACCTCCCGGTCTTCAATATCTTCACCCTCATCAAGTAG
- a CDS encoding polymer-forming cytoskeletal protein — MRALNRILTAARRRVADDRGSAMASVIGLLAVTMVITTVVVAATVQSYLYTADARASVQSQAAADAGIDAAYAKVKAGTCSLNTGDGGVGPAFASTVWYRTTTTGAWIPGCPTASSGAVQIKIESTGTSANDADERAKAEAVYNWTPPTATGFTGGPAVYAYDAAGFGGSGRLVSATGNADVMVKTGDVSCTGASTGADDLVVDGGKLTVSGSCNISGNVWASKALVVEGGTSVGGNAVAASITVPGSSSIGGGAWATGDMRLEGSGSVGGDVTANNLTLTGSARAKSNAWVYNATTMAWSTNIAKNLTTKTAALDNPSGNVSGTRKIESKGPGPSPYQTPKKPTVPDWVDYDYKLADWVGFTEYKMPAGSCGPAQLNAAIASMAGRKVVIDARLCTSVSIGGADTVALAADTVIIANKYDLGGSGRFSSSADIKLWLITPDTVADKVPTCPSGASFAIGGAFVIPSRVSTMFYSPCLISLASGLNVTGQIFAGKASINGAATLHYVPVGLPGVDLDTGSPSGGGSTPAGTVGDQQYYREVAAG, encoded by the coding sequence ATGCGTGCTCTGAACCGGATCCTCACCGCGGCTCGACGTCGCGTCGCAGACGACCGTGGAAGCGCGATGGCGTCGGTCATCGGGCTGCTCGCCGTCACGATGGTCATCACCACCGTCGTCGTCGCCGCGACCGTGCAGTCGTACCTCTACACCGCCGACGCGCGCGCAAGCGTGCAGTCGCAGGCCGCCGCCGACGCCGGCATCGACGCCGCCTACGCCAAAGTCAAGGCGGGCACTTGCTCGCTCAACACCGGTGACGGGGGAGTGGGTCCCGCGTTCGCCTCCACCGTCTGGTACCGCACGACGACCACCGGAGCGTGGATCCCCGGCTGCCCGACCGCCTCGAGCGGCGCCGTGCAGATCAAGATCGAGTCCACGGGCACCTCGGCGAACGACGCCGACGAGAGGGCCAAGGCGGAGGCGGTCTACAACTGGACTCCGCCGACCGCCACCGGCTTCACCGGCGGCCCCGCCGTCTACGCCTACGACGCCGCCGGCTTCGGCGGGTCGGGGCGCCTCGTCTCGGCCACCGGCAACGCCGACGTCATGGTCAAGACCGGGGATGTCTCCTGCACGGGCGCCTCGACCGGCGCCGACGACCTCGTCGTCGACGGGGGCAAGCTCACCGTCAGCGGCTCCTGCAACATCTCCGGCAACGTCTGGGCGTCGAAGGCCCTGGTCGTCGAAGGCGGCACGTCGGTCGGTGGCAACGCCGTCGCAGCGAGCATCACGGTGCCCGGCTCCAGCTCCATCGGCGGCGGAGCGTGGGCGACCGGCGACATGCGGCTCGAGGGCTCCGGCTCCGTCGGAGGCGACGTCACCGCCAACAACCTGACCCTCACCGGCAGCGCGAGGGCGAAGAGCAACGCCTGGGTCTACAACGCGACCACCATGGCCTGGTCCACCAACATCGCGAAGAACCTGACCACGAAGACCGCGGCGCTCGACAACCCTTCGGGCAACGTGTCAGGAACCCGCAAGATCGAGAGCAAGGGTCCCGGCCCGAGCCCGTACCAGACGCCGAAGAAGCCGACGGTGCCCGACTGGGTCGACTACGACTACAAGCTCGCCGACTGGGTCGGCTTCACCGAGTACAAGATGCCCGCCGGCAGCTGCGGCCCCGCCCAGCTGAACGCCGCGATCGCGTCGATGGCGGGCCGCAAGGTCGTCATCGACGCGCGCCTCTGCACCTCGGTGAGCATCGGCGGCGCCGACACCGTTGCGCTCGCCGCCGACACGGTGATCATCGCGAACAAGTACGACCTCGGCGGCAGCGGGCGGTTCAGCTCGAGCGCGGACATCAAACTGTGGCTCATCACCCCGGACACCGTCGCCGACAAGGTGCCGACCTGCCCGTCGGGTGCGAGCTTCGCGATCGGCGGCGCCTTCGTCATCCCGTCGCGGGTGTCGACGATGTTCTACAGCCCGTGCCTCATCTCGCTCGCGTCGGGCCTCAACGTCACCGGCCAGATCTTCGCCGGAAAGGCGTCGATCAACGGCGCGGCGACGCTGCACTACGTACCCGTCGGGCTGCCCGGCGTCGACCTCGACACCGGATCACCCTCGGGCGGTGGCTCGACCCCTGCCGGCACCGTCGGCGACCAGCAGTACTACCGGGAGGTGGCGGCCGGATGA
- a CDS encoding prepilin-type N-terminal cleavage/methylation domain-containing protein: MRRLKERLRRDDGFTLIELVIYSALLLLVLGIVGSVMVSGITNQARITDTTSSTTESQTAVESLGLGVRNATAINSPTVSRPLLIVKTYKRGATADLQCQAWYYSATERTIRAKVTNNTKIGIPSASQLRTWTLLAENVAPVDSSTPIFQTSGRTVTVNFVVRSDAGSGQIVTTSIASRQNTVGGAPSECVL; encoded by the coding sequence ATGCGTCGGCTGAAGGAGCGCCTGCGCCGCGACGACGGCTTCACGCTCATCGAACTCGTCATCTACAGCGCACTGCTGCTCCTCGTCCTCGGGATCGTCGGAAGCGTCATGGTCAGCGGCATCACCAACCAGGCCCGCATCACCGACACGACGTCGTCGACGACCGAGTCGCAGACCGCGGTCGAGTCGCTCGGTCTCGGCGTCCGCAACGCCACCGCGATCAACTCGCCGACCGTCTCGCGTCCGCTGCTCATCGTGAAGACGTACAAGCGCGGGGCGACCGCAGACCTGCAGTGTCAGGCCTGGTACTACTCGGCGACCGAGCGCACCATCCGCGCGAAGGTCACGAACAACACGAAGATCGGCATCCCGTCCGCGTCCCAACTGCGCACCTGGACGCTCCTCGCCGAAAACGTCGCCCCTGTGGACAGCAGCACCCCGATCTTCCAGACCTCCGGTAGGACCGTGACGGTGAACTTCGTCGTCCGCAGCGACGCCGGATCGGGGCAGATCGTCACCACCTCGATCGCCAGCAGGCAGAACACGGTGGGAGGTGCTCCGTCCGAATGCGTGCTCTGA